In Rhizobiales bacterium NRL2, a genomic segment contains:
- a CDS encoding 2-hydroxy-3-oxopropionate reductase — MAEAIGFIGVGVMGEPMCANIQAKSGRPVMAFDLSSEPLERLKARGVTIAASVAEIAGSCADILLSLPGGRQVEDLCLGDDGLVAKLGEGQCLIDASTAPVALARRLEALCAERGALFADAPVARTRQAAIDGTLAIMVGASDAVFDRVKPILDCCGEEIVHCGGVGAGQAVKILNNMVLFQTVVALSEARRIAEGNGIDPQVVFETLQKGSADSFALRNHGMKAILPGVFPEKAFPVTYAMKDLSYALEMAADAGIEPLGANAAREMLERAEKAGFGGNYFPALVETVGK; from the coding sequence ATGGCGGAAGCGATCGGATTCATCGGGGTCGGCGTGATGGGCGAGCCCATGTGCGCCAACATCCAGGCGAAGTCGGGCCGGCCGGTCATGGCCTTCGATCTCAGTTCCGAACCGCTGGAACGGCTGAAGGCGAGGGGCGTGACCATCGCCGCGTCGGTGGCCGAGATCGCCGGAAGCTGCGCCGACATCCTGCTCTCCCTGCCTGGCGGGCGGCAGGTGGAGGATCTCTGTCTGGGCGATGACGGCCTGGTGGCGAAGCTTGGCGAGGGCCAGTGCCTCATCGACGCCTCGACGGCGCCGGTGGCGCTGGCGCGCAGGCTGGAGGCGCTCTGCGCCGAACGGGGCGCGCTCTTCGCCGATGCCCCGGTGGCCCGCACGCGGCAGGCGGCGATCGACGGCACGCTCGCCATCATGGTCGGTGCGTCGGATGCCGTGTTCGACCGGGTGAAGCCGATCCTCGACTGCTGCGGCGAGGAAATCGTCCATTGCGGCGGCGTGGGCGCCGGCCAGGCGGTGAAGATCCTGAACAACATGGTGCTGTTCCAGACCGTGGTCGCGCTCTCCGAGGCCCGGCGCATCGCCGAGGGCAACGGCATCGATCCGCAGGTGGTCTTCGAGACCCTGCAGAAGGGCTCCGCCGACAGCTTCGCGCTGCGCAATCACGGCATGAAGGCGATCCTGCCCGGCGTCTTTCCGGAGAAGGCCTTCCCCGTCACCTACGCCATGAAGGACCTCTCCTACGCGCTGGAGATGGCCGCGGACGCCGGTATCGAGCCGCTGGGCGCCAACGCCGCCCGGGAA